A genomic segment from Nicotiana tabacum cultivar K326 chromosome 7, ASM71507v2, whole genome shotgun sequence encodes:
- the LOC107825307 gene encoding O-fucosyltransferase 6 has translation MKRRKQRSHEKLFLVLQIILHTLIFKRRRRIHHLLPLLAALTGGILFFFVLFSPPITSQHHHLINPIWFNNGTELQMNLQKEHVFRVPMGGGSLSGDIWTSKQSILYHGCSNSSYKFPSADVNTHPNRYLMIATSGGLNQQRTGIVDAVVAAHILNAVLVVPKLDQKSYWKDSSNFSEIFDVDRFISHLSKDVKIIRDIPRIGDKVITPYTTRVPRKCNAKCYQTRILPILKKKHAVQLTKFDYRLSNRLDIDMQKLRCRVNFHALKFTDPIIEMGRKLVERIRMKSKHFVALHLRFEPDMLAFSGCYYGGGDKETKELGKIRKRWKTLHATNPDKERRHGKCPLTPEEIGLMLRALGFGNDVHIYVASGEIYGGEETLAPLKALFPNFYSKETIASKEELAPFSSFSSRMAALDFMVCDESDVFVSNNNGNMARMLAGRRRYFGHKPTIRPNAKKLYKLFLSRNNMTWEEFASQVRTSQIGFMGEPMEVKPGRGEFHENPSACICADSDANDREDASLFGTHSIISEIDTGSSTNSARRDMVEVTDGQASEEEQEWSDTEYMETELEI, from the exons atgaagaGGAGAAAACAACGCAGCCATGAAAAATTGTTTCTTGTACTCCAAATTATTCTCCACACTCTGATATTCAAAAGACGCCGCCGTATTCACCACCTCCTTCCTCTTCTCGCCGCCTTAACCGGTggcattcttttcttctttgtgcTTTTTTCTCCGCCCATCACTTCTCAACACCATCACCTTATCAATCCCATCTGG TTCAATAACGGAACGGAGCTTCAGATGAACCTGCAAAAAGAACACGTCTTTCGCGTTCCG ATGGGTGGAGGAAGTTTAAGCGGAGACATATGGACTTCTAAGCAATCAATATTATACCACGGCTGCAGTAATTCCAGCTACAAATTTCCAA GTGCAGATGTTAATACTCATCCCAATAGGTACTTGATGATTGCAACTAGTGGAGGCTTGAATCAACAGAGAACTGGG ATTGTAGATGCAGTTGTTGCAGCTCATATCTTGAATGCCGTCCTTGTAGTTCCAAAACTTGACCAGAAATCCTACTGGAAAGATTCAAG CAACTTCTCTGAGATTTTTGATGTCGACCGCTTTATATCACACCTCTCAAAAGATGTCAAAATTATTAGGGATATTCCAAGAATTGGAGATAAAGTCATAACTCCATATACAACACGTGTTCCAAGGAAGTGCAATGCCAAGTGTTATCAAACTCGCATCCTGCCTATTTTAAAGAAAAAGCAT GCTGTTCAGCTAACAAAATTTGATTACAGGCTTTCCAATCGATTGGATATAGATATGCAGAAGCTGAGATGTAGAGTCAATTTTCATGCATTGAAGTTTACTGATCCCATTATTGAAATGGGCAGAAAATTGGTTGAAAGGATAAGAATGAAAAGCAAGCACTTTGTTGCCTTGCATCTGAG GTTTGAACCAGATATGCTTGCATTTTCTGGATGCTATTACGGTGGAGGGGACAAGGAAACGAAAGAACTAGGTAAAATACGGAAGAGGTGGAAGACGTTACAT GCAACAAACCCAGATAAGGAACGAAGGCATGGAAAATGCCCTCTCACTCCTGAGGAAATTGGCCTTATGCTTAGAGCACTTGGTTTCGGTAATGATGTTCATATTTATGTGGCATCTGGAGAAATTTATGGAGGAGAGGAGACATTGGCTCCTCTTAAGGCTCTATTTCCAAATTTTTATTCCAAAGAAACAATTGCTAGCAAGGAGGAGTTGGCCCCATTCTCTTCCTTCTCTTCTAGGATGGCTGCATTAGATTTCATGGTTTGTGATGAGAGTGATGTCTTTGTGTCCAACAACAACGGTAATATGGCAAGAATGCTTGCTGGAAGAAG GAGATATTTTGGTCACAAGCCAACTATCCGCCCAAATGCTAAGAAGCTTTATAAGTTGTTCCTTAGTCGAAATAACATGACATGGGAAGAGTTTGCTTCACAAGTTCGAACGTCTCAAATAGGTTTTATGGGAGAGCCAATGGAGGTAAAACCAGGAAGGGGAGAGTTTCATGAAAATCCATCAGCATGCATTTGTGCAGATTCTGATGCCAATGATAGAGAAGATGCAAGTTTATTTGGAACTCATTCTATCATCTCTGAAATAGATACCGGTTCTTCTACTAATAGTGCTAGGAGAGATATGGTTGAAGTGACTGATGGTCAGGCTAGTGAAGAAGAGCAAGAATGGTCGGATACAGAATATATGGAAACTGAACTTGAAATTTAA
- the LOC107825308 gene encoding protein HIGH CHLOROPHYLL FLUORESCENCE PHENOTYPE 244, chloroplastic isoform X1 — protein sequence MASTLYAQLTTPTKLTPLPSRKLSSTLSWRTMFDASTLSPPNFPIISTTKVGKNCSVPKVVCNAQAAPAAVNLAPGTPVRPTSILVVGATGTLGRQVVRRALDEGYDVRCLVRPRPAPADFLRDWGATVVNADLSKPETIPATLIGIHTVIDCATGRPEEPIKTVDWEGKVALIQCAKAMGIQKFIFFSIHNCDKHPEVPLMEIKHCTEKFLRDSGLNHIVIRLCGFMQGLIGQYAVPILEEKSVWGTDAPTRIAYMDTQDIARLTFIALRNENINGKLLTFAGPRAWTTQEVITLCERLAGQDANVTTVPVSVLRLTRQLTRLFEWTNDVADRLAFSEVLTSDTVFSVPMTETYSLLGVDAKDVSSLEKYLQDYFTNILKKLKDLKAQSKQTDIFF from the exons ATGGCCTCCACCCTCTACGCCCAGCTTACCACCCCCACTAAACTTACTCCTCTTCCCTCCCGCAAGCTCTCTTCCACCTTGTCATGGCGCACCATGTTTGATGCTTCTACTCTTTCCCCTCCCAATTTTCCCATCATCAGCACTACTAAAG TAGGCAAAAATTGTTCGGTACCTAAGGTGGTGTGCAACGCTCAGGCTGCTCCAGCTGCGGTGAATTTAGCTCCCGGAACACCAGTGAGGCCGACTAGTATACTAGTTGTGGGTGCGACGGGTACATTGGGAAGGCAAGTAGTTAGAAGAGCACTCGACGAGGGGTACGATGTTAGATGTCTGGTCAGGCCTAGGCCTGCTCCTGCTGATTTTCTTCGTGATTGGGGCGCCACTGTTGTCAAT GCGGATTTAAGCAAACCTGAAACAATTCCAGCAACATTGATTGGAATCCATACAGTTATTGATTGTGCTACTGGACGTCCTGAGGAGCCTATAAAGACT GTAGACTGGGAAGGAAAAGTTGCACTTATACAATGTGCTAAAGCCATGGGCATTcaaaaatttatctttttctCCATTCATAACTGCGATAAGCATCCTGAAGTTCCCCTTATGGAGATCAAACACTGTACAGAAAAGTTTCTCCGGGATTCAGGCCTCAACCACATCGTAATCCGGCTATGTGGCTTCATGCAG GGCCTTATCGGTCAATATGCAGTGCCTATATTAGAAGAGAAATCTGTATGGGGAACTGATGCTCCCACTCGAATAGCATACATGGACACCCAA GATATTGCTCGCTTGACATTCATAGCTTTACGCAATGAGAATATTAATGGGAAGCTTCTCACTTTTGCTGGGCCTCGGGCATGGACAACCCAAGAG GTGATAACATTGTGCGAGAGACTTGCCGGCCAAGATGCCAATGTGACTACAGTGCCTGTCTCAGTTTTGCGATTGACACGGCAGCTGACTCGGTTGTTTGAGTGGACGAATGATGTTGCTGATAGATTGGCATTTTCAGAG GTTTTGACAAGCGATACTGTCTTCTCAGTTCCTATGACTGAGACATATAGCCTTCTCGGTGTGGATGCAAAAGACGTCAGTTCACTGGAGAAGTATCTGCAGGATTATTTCACCAACATACTGAAGAAGTTGAAAGACCTTAAGGCTCAATCAAAGCAAACAGATATTTTCTTTTGA
- the LOC107825308 gene encoding protein HIGH CHLOROPHYLL FLUORESCENCE PHENOTYPE 244, chloroplastic isoform X2 — MASTLYAQLTTPTKLTPLPSRKLSSTLSWRTMFDASTLSPPNFPIISTTKGKNCSVPKVVCNAQAAPAAVNLAPGTPVRPTSILVVGATGTLGRQVVRRALDEGYDVRCLVRPRPAPADFLRDWGATVVNADLSKPETIPATLIGIHTVIDCATGRPEEPIKTVDWEGKVALIQCAKAMGIQKFIFFSIHNCDKHPEVPLMEIKHCTEKFLRDSGLNHIVIRLCGFMQGLIGQYAVPILEEKSVWGTDAPTRIAYMDTQDIARLTFIALRNENINGKLLTFAGPRAWTTQEVITLCERLAGQDANVTTVPVSVLRLTRQLTRLFEWTNDVADRLAFSEVLTSDTVFSVPMTETYSLLGVDAKDVSSLEKYLQDYFTNILKKLKDLKAQSKQTDIFF, encoded by the exons ATGGCCTCCACCCTCTACGCCCAGCTTACCACCCCCACTAAACTTACTCCTCTTCCCTCCCGCAAGCTCTCTTCCACCTTGTCATGGCGCACCATGTTTGATGCTTCTACTCTTTCCCCTCCCAATTTTCCCATCATCAGCACTACTAAAG GCAAAAATTGTTCGGTACCTAAGGTGGTGTGCAACGCTCAGGCTGCTCCAGCTGCGGTGAATTTAGCTCCCGGAACACCAGTGAGGCCGACTAGTATACTAGTTGTGGGTGCGACGGGTACATTGGGAAGGCAAGTAGTTAGAAGAGCACTCGACGAGGGGTACGATGTTAGATGTCTGGTCAGGCCTAGGCCTGCTCCTGCTGATTTTCTTCGTGATTGGGGCGCCACTGTTGTCAAT GCGGATTTAAGCAAACCTGAAACAATTCCAGCAACATTGATTGGAATCCATACAGTTATTGATTGTGCTACTGGACGTCCTGAGGAGCCTATAAAGACT GTAGACTGGGAAGGAAAAGTTGCACTTATACAATGTGCTAAAGCCATGGGCATTcaaaaatttatctttttctCCATTCATAACTGCGATAAGCATCCTGAAGTTCCCCTTATGGAGATCAAACACTGTACAGAAAAGTTTCTCCGGGATTCAGGCCTCAACCACATCGTAATCCGGCTATGTGGCTTCATGCAG GGCCTTATCGGTCAATATGCAGTGCCTATATTAGAAGAGAAATCTGTATGGGGAACTGATGCTCCCACTCGAATAGCATACATGGACACCCAA GATATTGCTCGCTTGACATTCATAGCTTTACGCAATGAGAATATTAATGGGAAGCTTCTCACTTTTGCTGGGCCTCGGGCATGGACAACCCAAGAG GTGATAACATTGTGCGAGAGACTTGCCGGCCAAGATGCCAATGTGACTACAGTGCCTGTCTCAGTTTTGCGATTGACACGGCAGCTGACTCGGTTGTTTGAGTGGACGAATGATGTTGCTGATAGATTGGCATTTTCAGAG GTTTTGACAAGCGATACTGTCTTCTCAGTTCCTATGACTGAGACATATAGCCTTCTCGGTGTGGATGCAAAAGACGTCAGTTCACTGGAGAAGTATCTGCAGGATTATTTCACCAACATACTGAAGAAGTTGAAAGACCTTAAGGCTCAATCAAAGCAAACAGATATTTTCTTTTGA